The genomic interval ATGCTACGTAGCTTGTTCCTTCTTTACTAACCACTGAGGGGCCGTTATGGGGACAGCCTTCTACCACCCATTGATCGTTACTGAACGGGATGGGGTCTTCAAAAGCATCACCGTAATTTGATGATTTACTAACAGAAATATCTCTGACCGAACCGGGTAATATATCACGATAAACTACGCTTATGTTGCCTTCGCCATCATCGCTGATGGCTGTCCGACAACATTGACAAGCATAAGGTTCAAGCACCGCGGCTTCACTGAACCCGCCACCGCCTTCGGTTTTAGCAAATTTAACCGGCCGACCTTTGTCTGAATGAACCGGATCGCTGTCCAACCAGGACACACCCACTTCACCATCTCCTAAGCGGAGGATATTGGCAAATGACCGGGATCCCACGAGGCTTTCTTTACTTTGCACGGGCTTCGGGTCAGTCCAGGTACCCCCCTTATCATGAGAAAGTGTGTAGATCAAATCGCTCAATCCGAAACGACTGTTTTCGACTGGAACATTGGTTTCATAAAGGGCGATCATAGTCCCATTACCTTTAAATGCGATCTTGGGCATACCTTCTTCATGAATACTCGTGTTGGAAGCTATAGGAATCAATTTACTGGAACCGAATTTCTTTTCTTCCGCAATCCAATTAGCAAAATAGAAATAGTGATTATCAGCGCTATCGGTTTCGACCCAGCTAATAACCGGATTATTCTTTTCATCCGTTGTTAAAAACACGCAGGATGCCTTGTTCGAGACGGCGGAAAGAAGAGTTGATTCTTCTTCCCTGTTTGGGGGCACGTATGTACATGATTGAAACACAAACAAAAGGAGACATATTATGAGAATATTTTTCATTTGATCGATCTTTTCTAGAGGTTAAATAAATATTTTAAATTAAGACCAGCGTAAAAATTCCGTTCAGGTGAGGGATTGAAATAAGCTGCTCCGCCATTCCCGTAGGAAATTGCGTTCAGCGCATTCATCGAACTGTATCGTTCGTCACTTAAATTATTAACACCTGCATATAGATCTAACGCGAACGATTTTGCTAACTGCTTTTTAAAGCCCAATTTGGCGTTCATCACTTGATATGATGGATTGTAATCACTATTGGCATCGTTTAATGGGAGACGGTCGTTAAAAAAATAATTTCCGGAGAAATAAATTCCGTATTTACTCTCCACATTTATTCCGGCATTCATCACCCAAGGAGCAATACCCGTGAGTTCGTTCCCGTCGTAAGCGACCTTAACTTCTCCGTCAGCATCCAGTACTTTGTAATCCTGAAATTGAAAGTCAGAATAGGTGACGGCAGCATAAGGCCGTAATAGAGTAATCGTTTTACCATCATCCTGATGAATGGCCAGATATGATAAAGCTAGTTCGACACCACCGTGACTGGTACGACCCGCATTGTGGTAAACAGTAATCCCTTGCTCAACAGACTGGGCAATCAATTCCCCTTTCATATCCATCTTAAAGAGTGCCAGATCATAAGAGAGTCTGGATTTTAACAAATTACCTTTTGCATTAATTTCATAGTTAACAGCTTTTTCTGCCTGCAAATCCCGATTGATCGAGCCATCTACATTTTTTATCTCAGACCCTGATGGAGGTGAAAAGCCTGAACTTACACTTCCGTGAATAGAAAGTGCTTCCCCAACATGATGGCTCAAAGCAATACGCGGTGACGCCTGAGCTTTAAACTTTTTAACGCCACTCTGTTCGGGAATAAGGTAATCCGTCGCATCATAAGTTAATCCATTATAACTTAAGCCTAAAGCGAGATCTGTGTTCGGCCCCAATGACGTTTCAGACTGGTAGAAAAGTGAATAAACTATATTTTCTGTGTCTGTGTTATTATTGATAGCTCCCTCCACCCCTTGATTATTTACATAGCGCGTACCTTTGGAATTTGCCTGATTAAATTCGGCACCGACTGTAAAAACAGTCGGGAATAATTTAAAACGAGGGTTGTAGTTAAACTTAGTACGCCCTCCAAAACTTTGATAATAGTTCCGCAGATATGCATAAGCTAACGGATGATCGAGATCGTAGAAATAGGTAAATACACTGGTGCTATTCGTCAACTGATCATTAAAACGATATTGCTGTCCGATGCCAACGCGAGTCCAGTTTTGATACCTTCCGGCCTGTTTGTCAAGGTTGGATGGGCTCGCTTGCTGCCTATCCTCGTTCATTTGACTTTGCGTCAATGCGCCGGGAATTTGGGTATGTTGGGTAGTACGACTCAGTAATAAAGTAACGATCTGCTTATCTGATGGAAAAAACTGAAAGTTACCTGTCAGAAAACGTCGCATATCGTTGTTATGTTCGCGATAGCCGTCAAACTGTTGCCAGCCGTAAGAGACATAACTATTTACCTTATCCCCCCCATTTCGATACGTCGCTGCTACACGTGCTAAGCCATAGGAACCAAGCAAACTCGAAAGCTCCATACTACGTTCTTGATAAGGCGATCGTTGCAGTTTAAAGTTGATGACACCTCCGGTTCCTCCTCCGTAAATACTGGAGGCAGGCCCTTTAATGATTTGAGCCTGACCGATACCATTGACATCCAAGGCTTCGATCCGAGTGGTACCGTCTGGCTCTGTTACGGGAATATCATTCACATATATCTTGATATTTCGAATACCGTAAGAAGAACGCACACCATTTCCACGGATAGATATCCGGGCTTCTGAAAGCGTACTCTGATCCATTTGTACACCCGGTACGCTATTAAATGAAGATTGTAACGACACGCCACTGCCTTGCCTTATCTGATCGCCAGTAATAAGCGCTACAGCTCCGGCGGTTTCTTTGTTGGTTTTGTTACCACCATAGGCAGTTACCCGGACAGCATTCAGAGATACCGTGCTGGGCTCAAGTTGTATGTTAAGATGCTCATCTTTCTTATAAGAAACGACCTGGGGCTTATACCCTATGAGCGAAACTCGTAAGGAACCTTGATTATCAGTGCCCTTGATCGAAAATTGGCCAGTTTCATCAGACTGAGTCTTCGAATTGCCGTTTTCTGTTTCAATGGAAACTCCTTGCAACAATTGTTGCGATTGAAGGTCATAGACTGTCCCTGAGATAACATGTTCTTGCGCGTTGACATTTATGTTAAAAGCAGCGAGAATCATGATAGATAGAAAATATTTTATTAATTTCATAAATACATTTTTTGGAAGGAAATATCCTTTCACAATTATTTTGAAGCATGTGTGCCAGCACATGCTTCTTTTTTTAGAAAAAACGATTAATTAAATAGACAGCAATGTTCACTACAGAACAGAGCCGATCCATGAGAATGAATGTATTCCCAAAAAGAAATGAATAAATATTATACCATGGGAGGTCTAAAGATCGAATGTGGACGATCAATGGTCTTCGGATCCGGAAGTATTGAAAAATCCGACTTCTCTGTATCTTGCGTCAGAAAGATTACAAAAGATAATTCCTGAGATAGGAAATATTTATTGTTATTTTCTAGATTTCGTTGCGGGTTGCTTTGATCTTTCTGGTCTTCCTTTTCTAGCTTTTTCATTAATTGACACTGACCATCACAGTGCATTTCAACCAGTGCTTTATTTTCGCAATTGATCGCGTAGCTTTCTGTGTTTACATAGTAATCACTAATAATCAGTACCCGAGTAAATGACTGGATAAAAAGGGCCACAAGCAAAATGGCTACCCCTAAGTGACGATATGTTATAAACCGTGTCAACGAAAAAGACGTTGAACAAAACTAAATCATATCCGTCATAAAACAAAATCAACGCCGTAATATCAAGAAAAAAAAGAGCCGCATTTTCATGCAGCTCTTCATTATTAACCTCCGAAGCATCGCGGAAACCGGAGGTTCTCCCACAAGCACAAAACGTGTTATGAAACTGAGTAGCCGCCGTCTACGGGTAATTGTACCTGTAATGAAGGAAGCAGCCGGCGAAGCAAAGAACGCCACTACCTGACCAATTTCCGAAGGTTCGCCATAACGATTAAATGGCGTTCGGGCGAGGATTCCCGCACCAAACGTTTCTTTTAAAGGTTCAAGCAAAGGGGTGTCGATCCAACCCGGTGCAACTGCATTTACGCGAATACCGTCTCTTGCATATGCAATTGCCAATGATTTGGTAAGTTGGTCAATCCCACCTTTACTTGCGCTGTAAGCGACGTTCTTTTTTAAATTTTTCCTGGTTCATTATATCTAATATTTAATTTGTGAATTAATGTGTTCTCTTAATTTCCTATTAAAAGAATCCTTGTTTTTTCTTATCGTAAGAGATGAGCATATTCTTTGTCTGGCGGTAATGATCAAGCAAAACATCAGAACCTTGAAAACCATCTTGGAGCTGTTAAAAACCGAACTCGCCGAAAAAACCGCTAATATCCTATTGTAGAGAACGATCTTAAAAGCCTTTTTATTGAAGCTGATGGACAGTGTCGATCATGGGTTGGTCAGTCCTGGAATCAATGAAAAACGAATATACCTTTTCGTGTTGTTATTAGAAGATCACTACATCACAGAAAAAATGTCGACTTCTATGCTACGAAGCTGAATCTTTCGGCAAAACGTTTAAATCAGATTTTAAAACAAAAAACAGGAAAAACAATCAGTCAAATTTTACAGGAAAGGACGTTGACTGAAGCAAAGCATCTGTTATTTGTTGGTAAAAAAAGCATCAAGGAAATAGCCTATACATTAGGCTTCCAAGATGCTTCTTACTTCAGTAGGTTCTTCAAAAAAATGACGAAACTAACTCCTGATGAGTTTCGCATCCAAACGAAGAACCAAATTGCTTTTAAAAAGATAGTGTGAGCCACCACCAGTTCTTTATTTTGAAAGTTTACCGATTGCGGTTATCTCATCTGCATGAACAGTCAAACCTTTTGTTGCTGAAGCAGTCGCCGGGTCGACAATAAAAATCGCCGGATTTTTATCCACCTCCGTTACCGGAATATATAGTTTCCCATTTTCTGCGATCGGAAGTCCGAATGAAGGATTGATGTTATAATCCGGCAAGCCTTTAATCCACTCAAAACTTTGGTCAACAACATTCACCAATGCCAAGGCATTAGGTTGGGCCGGTCCGTCCTGATTAACCGTACCAGGTCGTACATATGCCAACGCAAACCAGTCGCCATCTATATGAAAGGCGCGTTGGAAGATCATATCTCCAGACTTCTCTTCTAGGTTGAAAAAATACGAATCATCAAAATCGTCCTCTCCAGAATTGATACGCAATACGCCAGCGGGCTTGGTAGAGTTCTCATCATTGGCCGGTGAAAATACATATACGTTATCTTTTCCATCATCTGAAATCGATGAATAATATTGAGAGCGGAATCTTCCTGAAGCATAACCTAGACGATTGTCTCTGTAAATTCGAGTAACATTTAGATCTTTATCAAACGCAGCAATCCATACCGAATCAGGGTATGCTGTCGCTGCGGTTTCAAGAGCACCGTCTCCATTTTTAACTAATTTTGAAGGTACGATGGCTGATAGGAATTCGTTGCTACCGAAGGGCACAACTCCGGACAAAGTACCGTATTCTCCATTTCCCGTAAGATTGGTGGTCGATTTAGTAATGGTCGTAACCGCGTTGTTCTTGGATGGATCAATAAAATTAAAGGTTGAATAAAGGTTATTCTTATCTTCTGTTTGCACGCCCTGCACAATCGTTAAGACCTTATTCTGAAAAGGTCCGTAGGTTGTGAAACGTGAAATAATCTGGAAATCAGATCCCTTTTTTACAATATTCCCATTCGGCCCCAAGCCAACACCGATACCAAGACCAGGATCGCCTTTTTGATATTTCAAACCAATGCCTGTTTGTTCATTCGGAAAAACCCACGCTGTATAAGCATCTGTTTCTAAACCTTCCGCAACAATAGATGCTTCGCCCTGTGTCACATCAGGTACCGCCAATAAATAGCTGCCGTCACCACTAGATGCAGCGATAAAGAACTCGACGTCCGAAGATTCACGGTCGGGTCCAGTATTTTCAGATTTGCTACAAGCACTGAACAAAAAAGCCAATGCAACCATGGAAGCAAGTTTTGAGTTTAGGAGTTTCATATTATGATTATTTAAATTGTATATTGATTAACGATTATTTTGCTTGACGAAAAAATAGCGAAGTTTCACAGCGAAATGCCTTCCGGGTTTTTGAAGGCTGAAATTATCATAGAGACGTTCGTTTGTCAGGTTTCTGCCTTCCAGAACAATATTATACTTACCGTTTTGCAGCGAGTAGGTAGCCACGAGATCATGAGAAAGCTGTTTTGCCACCACGTCTTTACCACCTGAAGCACCTAGACTCTCCCACCGCAGATAGAAATCATGAACATAGTTAAGGTTATAGTTTAGATTAAGTAAATTATTTTTCCCACCTATATCACGCAGGAACACTTCAACATCCATATTTCCAAACAAATAAGGCATGTTTGGCATCCGATCATTTTTATGAATGTTCGGCTGAGTTGAATATTGCGAGATATAGTCTTCTTTATCCCGAATATCCTGATACGTAAACGTGCCGCCCACGGCTAGTAATCGTTTATAATAATAACGAGCTTCCAGGTTGAGTCCAATATTCTGTACTAAGCCATGATTTGAGCTCATTGCTGTACCAAAACGCGGATTAATTTCCCTGCGGATGAAATCCTTTACTTTTCTATACGTACCGCTGGCATCGACAAAAACGCTATGGTCGTCACTAAAATCCTTTTGATATGCGAAACCTAAATTAAGGTTGATGCTATTTTCGGGCCGGAGTGTCGCGTTTCCAGATTCTAATACCTCATCCCCAAATAATTCACGTTCACCGGGTAACCTCAAAGCTTTTTCTACTGATGCTTTGAGCTGCACATCGTTCAGAAAATAGGTAGAAGCTACCCCATACCCATAAGAACTGGAGCGTCTGGTCTGCCTTACATATTCAGTTACTGATGGATTGGTAGAAACGTTCATTGAACCCGTGACACTTTGAAGATAATGTTTCCCGAAAAGCGTAGTTACCCAGCGATCATCAACATTATATTTATATGAGAGCCCCATAACGTTCTTAAAGTTGCTTGATCGCGTATCTTCGTTCGTATTTTCATCAATAATTTGGTTACGATCTGCATTCTCTCGTTCGTAGCCACTGATAACATCATTAAAAGCGATGCTATGGCGATCTAGAAAATCGTATGACAAATTCAATGTTGAATTCGCATTGTTATTATAATACTTGGCCAATGTGCTGATCGCTTCACCGATAGCACCTCCGTTATTGAGAGTTTTTTCGCCATACCAATTGTATTGATAGCGGGAAGTATCAATATTGTGGTTATAATTTCGGTTATAATTTGCTGTCAAACGCATATTCAAGTTTTCCGTAAACAGATCTCGTTTAGAATAAGTCAGCGAGGGCATCACTGTATTGCCAGATCTAGAGCGGGCGCCAAAGACAATTTCCATCAGATTTGAGTTTTGAATTTCTGCATATTCTTGACCCAGTGTAACACTAATAAGAAATTGATCAGCCCAAGACGTATTGAGAAATCCGGTCTTGGCAATAATAGTCTCGTTATGGTATGTATCATGAAAACGCGGTACCCAAACGCTATCAGGAGTAAACGTGCTGGTTTCAAAATCCCTAATTCTTGTATATACCTTATAATTGTTGTCAGAATAATTCTGAAAAGCATTGAGTTGTACAGTAAACCCGTTATCAGCTGTATATCCGAGATTTAAATTCGATTTGTGGGTGTTGAAAGAACCGTAAGAATAAGCAGCTTCGATGTACGACTTGTTTCGGTTGTTCGTAACAATGTTAATCGCTCCGCCTAATGCATCAGCCCCTAGTTCAATTGGAACTACACCTTTATAAATTTCAATACGGTCAGCCAAATTCACTGGAATATTATTCAACTGAAAAGCTGAACCCATTCCGTCCATTGGTATACCATCAATAAAAACTTTGATGTGTCTACCAGTAAAGCCATTCAGATTGATAGATACATCAGAACCCAATCCACCGTTCTCCCGAACCTTTACACCTGATGCCCGATTCAGTAATTGTGCTAAGTCGAGCGTGGTATTATGAAATCTTTTTGCATCCAATGCTGTAACATTATATGCAGTTTCCCGCACTTCTTGCAGTGCAGACTTACCAACAGCTGTAGCCGCTTGCAGCATGGTATAATCGGCTGTTGACAAGCGGACTTCCAACGGTGTATTGTTAGGAACAACATTAACTTGCTTTTCATACTTATTATAGCCAACTTTATTGATAATTATTAGATGTTTACCTTTATTCAAACGTAGGGAGAACATTCCATTATGGTCGGTGTACCCTTCAGCGGACATATCTTTAACATATACATGAGCTTCCGAAATTGGATCACCATTCTCGTCACTCACAACACCTTTAACTTGATGTCCCGTACCAGTCTCCTGAGCGTACAAAAATATCGGAGCCATGATCATAAAAAACACGATCATGCTTAATTTACCAAATCCTTTTAAAGTATAGTTTAACACTTAGTTCTTATTTAGATTAATTTTAAATAAATTCGTTGCAAAAATAATCGGAAAGAGTAATGAACAATATCGGAAATGGTATAAATAATGTTGTTAAAGGTAATTTGAGCATTAGTTCGGTGCTTGATGACCCTGAGCTGACACTATTCGATATAAGCAACGACGGGTGCTACGCAAATGCTGTTACGAAAGAAAATATTCATGCGGATATACCCAATCGTTTGTCGATGCGAGCAAAGGTTATCAAATCCGCAGGCTTCCTCCTTTTAGAAAATGAATTGAATATTCATCAAAATACAATCGACTTATTCTGCTGTCGGGGAGATTATTTCTACTTTTCCCTCCTTTTAAAAGGTAATGCATATTTATGCTCTGATAACAGGATGCGAAGACGATCGCAAAGCAAAAGGCTTGACTTACTTGACCAAAAGCGCCTATATTTCCGTTCTGATACGTTTTCACAACAAACCATTCAGATGAAGACGAACGAAAAAATACGCTACACGGTTCTTTTAATTCATAAGAATTATGCTAAGCTGCTTCTTCAAAATGGTTGCAGTGATTTACTAAATTGCCACCTGTACAACAATATAGAATCATCGATCAGCACATCAATCCCTTTAGAATGGAATATCCATGAAGCTATCCAATCGCTATTCAACTTTCCGTCCGAAGAAAGACTTTTCCCACATTTCGCCAAACTAAAACTAACAGAAATTCTACTTCTGCTCAATGTCTATTATCAAGCTAAAATCGAAACTCCTCTCAGCTCTCAACCTGAATTAGAACGATTTCAGGAAATCAAAGTTTGGATCACGGTCAATTACAACAGGGAATTCACGCTTAAATCACTCGCAAGAAATTTCGGATTAAACGAACTTATATTAAAAACAGGTTTTAAAGCGGCATTCGGACAAACTATTCGTCAATTTGTTATCGAAAGAAGGATGAACGCCGCCAAATCCATGATACTTCAAAACAGAGCAA from Pedobacter indicus carries:
- a CDS encoding helix-turn-helix domain-containing protein — its product is MNLSAKRLNQILKQKTGKTISQILQERTLTEAKHLLFVGKKSIKEIAYTLGFQDASYFSRFFKKMTKLTPDEFRIQTKNQIAFKKIV
- a CDS encoding TonB-dependent receptor domain-containing protein, with the protein product MKLIKYFLSIMILAAFNINVNAQEHVISGTVYDLQSQQLLQGVSIETENGNSKTQSDETGQFSIKGTDNQGSLRVSLIGYKPQVVSYKKDEHLNIQLEPSTVSLNAVRVTAYGGNKTNKETAGAVALITGDQIRQGSGVSLQSSFNSVPGVQMDQSTLSEARISIRGNGVRSSYGIRNIKIYVNDIPVTEPDGTTRIEALDVNGIGQAQIIKGPASSIYGGGTGGVINFKLQRSPYQERSMELSSLLGSYGLARVAATYRNGGDKVNSYVSYGWQQFDGYREHNNDMRRFLTGNFQFFPSDKQIVTLLLSRTTQHTQIPGALTQSQMNEDRQQASPSNLDKQAGRYQNWTRVGIGQQYRFNDQLTNSTSVFTYFYDLDHPLAYAYLRNYYQSFGGRTKFNYNPRFKLFPTVFTVGAEFNQANSKGTRYVNNQGVEGAINNNTDTENIVYSLFYQSETSLGPNTDLALGLSYNGLTYDATDYLIPEQSGVKKFKAQASPRIALSHHVGEALSIHGSVSSGFSPPSGSEIKNVDGSINRDLQAEKAVNYEINAKGNLLKSRLSYDLALFKMDMKGELIAQSVEQGITVYHNAGRTSHGGVELALSYLAIHQDDGKTITLLRPYAAVTYSDFQFQDYKVLDADGEVKVAYDGNELTGIAPWVMNAGINVESKYGIYFSGNYFFNDRLPLNDANSDYNPSYQVMNAKLGFKKQLAKSFALDLYAGVNNLSDERYSSMNALNAISYGNGGAAYFNPSPERNFYAGLNLKYLFNL
- a CDS encoding TonB-dependent receptor plug domain-containing protein, which gives rise to MLNYTLKGFGKLSMIVFFMIMAPIFLYAQETGTGHQVKGVVSDENGDPISEAHVYVKDMSAEGYTDHNGMFSLRLNKGKHLIIINKVGYNKYEKQVNVVPNNTPLEVRLSTADYTMLQAATAVGKSALQEVRETAYNVTALDAKRFHNTTLDLAQLLNRASGVKVRENGGLGSDVSINLNGFTGRHIKVFIDGIPMDGMGSAFQLNNIPVNLADRIEIYKGVVPIELGADALGGAINIVTNNRNKSYIEAAYSYGSFNTHKSNLNLGYTADNGFTVQLNAFQNYSDNNYKVYTRIRDFETSTFTPDSVWVPRFHDTYHNETIIAKTGFLNTSWADQFLISVTLGQEYAEIQNSNLMEIVFGARSRSGNTVMPSLTYSKRDLFTENLNMRLTANYNRNYNHNIDTSRYQYNWYGEKTLNNGGAIGEAISTLAKYYNNNANSTLNLSYDFLDRHSIAFNDVISGYERENADRNQIIDENTNEDTRSSNFKNVMGLSYKYNVDDRWVTTLFGKHYLQSVTGSMNVSTNPSVTEYVRQTRRSSSYGYGVASTYFLNDVQLKASVEKALRLPGERELFGDEVLESGNATLRPENSINLNLGFAYQKDFSDDHSVFVDASGTYRKVKDFIRREINPRFGTAMSSNHGLVQNIGLNLEARYYYKRLLAVGGTFTYQDIRDKEDYISQYSTQPNIHKNDRMPNMPYLFGNMDVEVFLRDIGGKNNLLNLNYNLNYVHDFYLRWESLGASGGKDVVAKQLSHDLVATYSLQNGKYNIVLEGRNLTNERLYDNFSLQKPGRHFAVKLRYFFVKQNNR
- a CDS encoding YHS domain-containing protein, with the protein product MKNILIICLLLFVFQSCTYVPPNREEESTLLSAVSNKASCVFLTTDEKNNPVISWVETDSADNHYFYFANWIAEEKKFGSSKLIPIASNTSIHEEGMPKIAFKGNGTMIALYETNVPVENSRFGLSDLIYTLSHDKGGTWTDPKPVQSKESLVGSRSFANILRLGDGEVGVSWLDSDPVHSDKGRPVKFAKTEGGGGFSEAAVLEPYACQCCRTAISDDGEGNISVVYRDILPGSVRDISVSKSSNYGDAFEDPIPFSNDQWVVEGCPHNGPSVVSKEGTSYVAWYTGSQQNGVFYAELDQNNHMSAKRCLDVDGRFVQLCLVSDGTRVAAFNKNYQQDGSMFSKIVLNKINDHGIFQKEVTQEKSHASYPVIQELDNESVLVAWSDDGKVYYTSVNTAVISDRAEEPRSLALNVGSEIHVELSSETDPVCGMHIGSKTKIQNTVEHNGKRLGFCGELCKKQFLEKNKTSI
- a CDS encoding DUF4374 domain-containing protein translates to MKLLNSKLASMVALAFLFSACSKSENTGPDRESSDVEFFIAASSGDGSYLLAVPDVTQGEASIVAEGLETDAYTAWVFPNEQTGIGLKYQKGDPGLGIGVGLGPNGNIVKKGSDFQIISRFTTYGPFQNKVLTIVQGVQTEDKNNLYSTFNFIDPSKNNAVTTITKSTTNLTGNGEYGTLSGVVPFGSNEFLSAIVPSKLVKNGDGALETAATAYPDSVWIAAFDKDLNVTRIYRDNRLGYASGRFRSQYYSSISDDGKDNVYVFSPANDENSTKPAGVLRINSGEDDFDDSYFFNLEEKSGDMIFQRAFHIDGDWFALAYVRPGTVNQDGPAQPNALALVNVVDQSFEWIKGLPDYNINPSFGLPIAENGKLYIPVTEVDKNPAIFIVDPATASATKGLTVHADEITAIGKLSK
- a CDS encoding helix-turn-helix transcriptional regulator — protein: MNNIGNGINNVVKGNLSISSVLDDPELTLFDISNDGCYANAVTKENIHADIPNRLSMRAKVIKSAGFLLLENELNIHQNTIDLFCCRGDYFYFSLLLKGNAYLCSDNRMRRRSQSKRLDLLDQKRLYFRSDTFSQQTIQMKTNEKIRYTVLLIHKNYAKLLLQNGCSDLLNCHLYNNIESSISTSIPLEWNIHEAIQSLFNFPSEERLFPHFAKLKLTEILLLLNVYYQAKIETPLSSQPELERFQEIKVWITVNYNREFTLKSLARNFGLNELILKTGFKAAFGQTIRQFVIERRMNAAKSMILQNRATINEISNKVGYRSVSHFIQTFKKHFGATPAQHQTSNEKQ